One Etheostoma cragini isolate CJK2018 chromosome 19, CSU_Ecrag_1.0, whole genome shotgun sequence DNA segment encodes these proteins:
- the si:ch1073-220m6.1 gene encoding SLAM family member 9, which yields MLLLLSCWIIAGITAEDPPMRHYGLKNSSLCLKIGGSPPFQNVKWRFNNIIIVLAENITPNYKGKVDYNSSDHSLCVKNLTETDSGNYKMSRIIAGKDSNLEESEEIHRLIVEDTVPRPVVSVSGRHSNLSAGLCNITFNCSIQDDWASSVCVEDSCRTSQRSLFRKVNITIFTDNSSIICSGNNNVSTSNVSESIKELCFRESNIKHEEAPEQPTGVVMVVLVCLSLFAFVVCVAKEISTEYNHQTETSTARTIQSQAVEAQPVPRVSTSSSSQAEACYENVDPTQPCQTSSPTISQRDELGSQQSQKVDTVYSFLQVPTVTSSLSKIDGSKGHKNVQEALTSQYFPQEEAQHPAQIDTVYSVLQKPKN from the exons ATGCTTCTTCTTCTAAGTTGTTGGATTATTGCAG GGATTACAGCAGAGGACCCACCAATGAGGCACTACGGGTTGAAAAATAGCTCCTTATGTTTAAAAATTGGAGGCTCGCCACCATTTCAAAACGTCAAGTGGAGGtttaacaatataataattGTTCTTGCCGAAAACATCACACCTAATTACAAAGGCAAAGTGGATTATAACTCAAGTGACCACTCCTTGTGTGTCAAAAATCTCACTGAGACAGACAGTGGCAACTATAAGATGTCACGTATCATTGCAGGCAAAGATTCTAATTTAGAAGAATCAGAGGAAATCCACAGACTAATTGTTGAAG ATACTGTTCCCAGACCTGTCGTGAGTGTGTCAGGACGGCACTCCAACCTGTCTGCTGGACTCTGCAACATCACGTTCAACTGCTCCATCCAGGACGACTGGGCATCGTCTGTCTGTGTTGAAGACAGTTGTAGAACATCGCAGAGATCATTATTCAGGAAGGTCAACATCACCATCTTCACTGACAACAGCTCTATCATCTGCAGTGGCAACAACAATGTCAGCACAAGCAATGTTTCTGAAAGCATAAAGGAACTGT GCTTTAGAGAATCTAACATTAAGCATGAAGAGGCACCAGAACAACCCACTGGGGTTGTAATGGTAGTTTTGGTGTGTCTATCCCTCTTTGCATTTGTCGTTTGTGTCGCTAAGGAGATTTCAACAGAATATAATCATCAG ACGGAGACGTCCACTGCTCGGACAATACAAAGCCAGGCAGTGGAGGCACAACCTGTGCCTAGAGTCTCCACCTCTTCTTCCAGTCAAGCTGAGGCCTGTTATGAAAACGTGGATCCCACACAGCCCTGCCAGACCAGCAGCCCAACCATCAGCCAAAGAGATGAGTTGGGGTCCCAGCAAAGTCAGAAAGTAGATACTGTCTACAGCTTTTTACAGGTACCAACTGTGACTTCCTCTCTGAGTAAGATTGACGGTAGTAAAGGACACAAGAATGTACAAGAGGCTTTGACTTCACAGTATTTCCCCCAGGAGGAGGCACAGCACCCTGCGCAAATTGACacagtgtacagtgtgttgCAAAAGCCCAAAAATTAA